The genomic window AGCAGGTCAAAAGGGGAGCAGGAGACAGGAAAGCCCAGCAGCTCGATCTCATCAAAGGCATCTTCAAAAGCGGAGCGTTCCAGCTCGGGCAATACAAATTCCTTTACAGGCTCCTGAAGCAGCATAGGGGTGCGGTTCTCGGGCTTGAAGTTCACCAGGATCAGACGGGCAATGACCAGCAGCTGGTTTTTTGTTTTTCCCGTGAATCGGAATGCTCCGATGAAAATCAGGATCTGTATGGCCTCAATGCCGATGGGGATGCGGTTGATGAAATCCTCCAGTGACCTGTAAAGCCCGTTTCTTTCCCTTTCCTGCTGGATCAGGAGGGCTGTTTTGGATTCAAGGCTCTGCAGGTGCATGAACCCCAGATATACATCAGACCCGTACAGCGTGGTTTCAAATTCGCTTCTGTTCACGCAGGGATTGTGGATCACGGCACCTGACATTCTGGCCTCATGCACATACACTTCGGTGCGGTAGAAACCGCCCTGATTGTTGATCACCGCCACCATAAATTCGATGGGATAATGCACTTTCAGGTACAGGCTCTGATAGCTTTCCACGGCATAGGAGGCAGAGTGCGCCTTGCAGAAGGAATAGCCGGCAAAGGACTCGATCTGGCGGTATATTTCCTGGCTCAGCGCCATGGGATGCCCCTGGGCCGCACAGGACGCAAAGAAGTTGTCCTTAACCTTCTGCAGTGCCGCTTTGGAACGCCCTTTTCCCGACATGGCACGGCGCAGGATGTCCCCGTCGGCGGCCGGAAGCCCGCCGTAATGCAGGGCAATTTTGATGACATCTTCCTGATATACCATAATGCCGTAGGTTTCCCCGAGCTGCTCTTCGAATACCGGATGGAAATATTCAAACCTGTCGGGATGATTGTGCCTGAAGATGTATTCCTTCATCATTCCCGACTGCGCCACTCCGGGCCGTATGATGGAGGAGGCGGCCACAAGGGTTTTGTAGTTGTCGCATTTCAGGCGTCGCAGCAGCCCGCGCATGGCTGGGCTTTCGATATAAAAACAGCCTATGGTCCTGCCCATTGACAGATAGCTGTTGCAGCTTTTCTCGTCCTTCGAAATCGTGGTGTCACGGATATTGAGCCGTATTCCCTGGTTTTTCTCAATCAGCCTTACGCTGTCGTCGATATGTCCGATTCCGCGCTGGCTCAGGATATCAAACTTTTCAAGCCCGATATCTTCCGCCGTATGCATATCAAAAAGCACTATGGGAAAACCTTTTGGAGGCATCTCCAGCACGGAATAGTTGGTGATGGGCTCCTCGGAAATCAGGATGCCGCAGGAATGCATGCTTCTCTGATTCGGGTATTTCTCGAGCATCATGCCGTACTGCTGCACTTCACGGACCACTTCATTTGCAGGATGCAGTGTCATCGGGTTTTTGGCCAGCGCATCGAGCTCTTCCTTTGGAAGCCCGAAAACCTTGCCCACCTCACGGAATATGGAGCGGTATTTGAATTCCACATTGGTGCCGCAGAAAGCCACATGCTCGCAGCCATAGCGGGAAAAGATATATTCCAGAATCACGTCGCGTTCCTTCCAGCTCCAGTCGATGTCAAAATCGGGAGGGCTTTTGCGGTTCAGATTCAGGAAGCGTTCAAAATACAGATCCAGCTCCAAGGGACAGATATCGGTGATGCCAAGGCAGTAGGCGATAATGCTGTTGGCGCCGCTTCCGCGTCCTATATGCAGAAACCCCTGGGAATTGCTGAAACGTATGATATCCCATGTGATGAGGAAATAGCCGCTGAATTCCAGCTGGTCAATTACCTTGAGCTCCCGGAACATCCTTGATTTTGCTTCTGCGTTGTTTTTTCCATAGCGCCATTCCAGCCCCTGCTGGGCAAGGGTCGTGAGAAGCTGCAAGTCGTCCTTTTTATTGTTGGTATAGTATTTCTTGTTTTT from Flavobacterium fluviale includes these protein-coding regions:
- a CDS encoding DNA polymerase III subunit alpha, producing the protein MYLNCHSFHSLRYGTIPLEDLISKASALGVKAMALTDINTVTGIYDFIKGCQAAGIKPVVGMEFRSDHKLRFIGLAKNAAGLAEMNRFLTRHNFENAPLPLSAPEFENVFVIYPLENVPAVLKEHEFIGLRPEQRQALVLGGWKTRIDKMVVLQPVTFRTKTEYKLHKILRAVDLNVILSRLSASDHCRQTEVMVDIERILKCYEDYPQIISNTEMIIGQCNFEFDFKTPKNKKYYTNNKKDDLQLLTTLAQQGLEWRYGKNNAEAKSRMFRELKVIDQLEFSGYFLITWDIIRFSNSQGFLHIGRGSGANSIIAYCLGITDICPLELDLYFERFLNLNRKSPPDFDIDWSWKERDVILEYIFSRYGCEHVAFCGTNVEFKYRSIFREVGKVFGLPKEELDALAKNPMTLHPANEVVREVQQYGMMLEKYPNQRSMHSCGILISEEPITNYSVLEMPPKGFPIVLFDMHTAEDIGLEKFDILSQRGIGHIDDSVRLIEKNQGIRLNIRDTTISKDEKSCNSYLSMGRTIGCFYIESPAMRGLLRRLKCDNYKTLVAASSIIRPGVAQSGMMKEYIFRHNHPDRFEYFHPVFEEQLGETYGIMVYQEDVIKIALHYGGLPAADGDILRRAMSGKGRSKAALQKVKDNFFASCAAQGHPMALSQEIYRQIESFAGYSFCKAHSASYAVESYQSLYLKVHYPIEFMVAVINNQGGFYRTEVYVHEARMSGAVIHNPCVNRSEFETTLYGSDVYLGFMHLQSLESKTALLIQQERERNGLYRSLEDFINRIPIGIEAIQILIFIGAFRFTGKTKNQLLVIARLILVNFKPENRTPMLLQEPVKEFVLPELERSAFEDAFDEIELLGFPVSCSPFDLLQTSFRGNVMANDLLDHHKKQVRMLAYLISRKHVPTKMGAMYFGTWIDAEGQLFDTAHFTDSLASYPFQGGGCYLLLGSVEVDYHFPTITVTKMAKMPFIPDPRYEHENDWKYRTQQKIREDVSMTHRAPYPQEHEINIPRLKMGN